A stretch of Plasmodium vinckei vinckei genome assembly, chromosome: PVVCY_05 DNA encodes these proteins:
- a CDS encoding PHAX domain-containing protein, putative — MSIENKVQEESRENIEEKNTSINDNTVVTDGNISQEKLKNTQVCSNNEKSNSNTTDCVTKDDQKVEGKDAVEDGQNPQKNTISEKSNNTNQIEKEQNKNTTTPNTGNKKGNNNKNNGFHKKNSKESNKNTLKKKDTENNNKNSLLNDEKKDGVVGNKNNENNTKKNKKVNKKKGKLNNANNEQLKKDIDAAKGSVNIITKVTDNNDTRINSNENETITTAISIESNDIEGKNIGKKGLKKYSKAQVSKNPSTSDFNTWTQQTPGGKKKKGLNVNEKTKDKKVNLKKNKNTNFNNSTNQKVYNMKNANLNKDGFNYAPSSILANNFNANNQMINSYYMDVINNPMENNFMQMPNGEDSKCNYDKSKHAYLNYMYNPLDAYNLNKCYYFQYPDAPFNNMNNIGYYGNDPQRNILMENMMKLQGIYNMNGMPYNNYMNNMNQANNYNGNKNTGHNAIGKNNKNAYKQNFLNSRLNKHTSYDSGKKMHKDNSDLPQNKKEKSNNETCIDQENTEKEQNDLNKNTTKTKKKYPKNNGPMKSYHMNNPDYRNNSGIEMQLNNLNGLWNMKMNRNDLSYMFPYQNIAYPNNPYLDIANMGANFYSKYNTHQTPKAKNENKNKNFAANRNIGEKYIMNKQNNGAFNEKGKNDQQEISTEKGKIQNLEVNKEIHKFIDYCVKNYGNKYLMNVLNEFSPNNMNDNSEELSNIFKININSENLNAIASIEKDEKDKFPFLSNDNNMDKEVEKNIEEIFDESSKNIMEDYDKFNKLLNENKNDQSKEENQNNSNAEDTKENQENNNKMDTEKIGNETKVDESCENNMFEENSKMNITIPPGLGLPDINRALLHGAYLDNITVVRKCLEKVADINYYDKIGRRALHYACAGGYYDICELLIKNGAKVNVSDYKNWTPLHIAVTKMHKDITELLLKNNANIHALLPHSLSPNRGKTTTSMCIHFAAIKGNKDITKLLLKYGAKINDTDLSNRTALHYAAYRNNSDYLKFLIYDEKADINIFDVHNRLPIHSACLGGVLENVKILAKNKSFIQKKDIYNMSPLDIARIKKFKDIKNFLTKYINENFNPNGLLTAENETMDPNIADNVDEKKESVEINESENNKNEQNESIESLKNENADKKDTEEGTKNAQIDAINSLEMVDENKMDPKELYNDNKMIKDILTTTISTILKERNKDQIKRVVDALGVYISLSLLEKTILIQNYGGIELANKQGKRTTGGIFFYLIKYMYKNDIISKFKYDYIVEEEKEKKKTYRKLKKKILQEEENAKENRKANISEHNNLNVKKNQKEFNKNNENASTSMKKKQNKKNSSVQNGKKKGILKKNSNKGQENANKNSSKLREMSEKNDKNVTEGKNNTQTQNDNNKLTSKDGATLITTTTSNSNNDNNNGKFNLSNYNYTLKQNKEPKTTLRNNQNKLNESDEKNESEVPNTKNSTVLNDAPINENEDKKKKKNSKKKKNNKKKKSQQATNLNNNSINNNTNNIAKGHMEPHYAHFAQNSYYNFRDFHGMQNPSKKFYHINNTGNKNYAFNHNNNFTSGKNIKKTNNFNKDVMHYQNNLISYISSLQNAVYDYMGNDKYSYNNYLNNRNMHLMNNPYKLYGNNNPKII; from the coding sequence ATGAGCATAGAAAACAAAGTACAAGAGGAAAGTAGAGAAAAcatagaagaaaaaaatacgaGTATAAACGATAATACTGTAGTTACAGATGGTAATATCTCCCAAGAAAAGCTGAAAAATACTCAAGTCTGCAgcaataatgaaaaatcgAATAGTAATACTACTGATTGCGTAACTAAAGATGATCAAAAGGTTGAAGGTAAAGACGCAGTAGAGGATGGTCAAAATCCACagaaaaatacaattaGCGAAAAGAGTAATAACACTAATCAAATAGAGAAAgagcaaaataaaaatacgaCGACACCAAATActggaaataaaaagggtaataataataagaataatggatttcataaaaagaatagcaaagaatcaaataaaaacacTTTGAAGAAAAAGGACAccgaaaataataataaaaacagtTTATTAAATGACGAGAAAAAGGATGGTGTTGTAGGAAACAAaaacaatgaaaataatacgaagaaaaataaaaaagtaaataaaaaaaagggaaaactCAATAATGCAAATAATGAACAATTAAAGAAAGATATTGATGCTGCTAAAGGTAgtgtaaatattattaccaAAGTGACAGACAATAATGATACCCGTATTAATAgcaatgaaaatgaaacgATCACAACGGCAATTAGTATTGAAAGTAACGATATCGAAGGAAAGAATATTGGGAAAAAaggtttaaaaaaatatagtaaaGCACAAGTTAGCAAGAATCCTTCAACTAGTGATTTTAATACATGGACACAACAAACACCAGGtggaaagaaaaaaaaaggattaAATGTGAATGAAAAAACGAAAGACAAAAAAGTAAATCttaagaaaaataagaacaccaattttaataatagcaCTAATCAGAAAgtttataatatgaaaaatgccaatttaaataaagatgGTTTTAACTATGCACCTTCAAGCATTTTAgctaataattttaatgcaaataatcaaatgattaatagttattatatggatgtaataaataatccGATGGAAAATAACTTTATGCAAATGCCCAATGGTGAAGATAGTAAATgtaattatgataaaagcaaacatgcatatttaaattatatgtacaATCCTTTAGATgcttataatttaaataaatgctACTATTTTCAATATCCCGATGCACCATTCAacaatatgaataatattgGATACTATGGAAACGATCCACAAAGAAACATTTTAATGGAGAATATGATGAAGCTACAAGGAATATACAATATGAATGGTATGCCTtacaataattatatgaataacATGAACCAGGCTAACAATTACAACGGAAACAAGAATACTGGACATAATGCTATagggaaaaataataaaaatgcatacaaacaaaattttttaaattcgcGATTAAATAAGCATACATCCTATGATAGTgggaaaaaaatgcataaagACAATTCAGATTTAccacaaaataaaaaagaaaaatcaaataatgaaaCTTGCATAGATCAAGAAAATACTGAAAAAGAACAAAacgatttaaataaaaatactacTAAGactaagaaaaaatatccaaaaaataatggtcCCATGAAATCTTATCATATGAACAATCCTGATTATAGAAATAACAGTGGAATAGAGATgcaattaaataatttaaatggaCTATggaatatgaaaatgaatCGAAACGATCTAAGTTATATGTTTCCTTATCAAAACATTGCATACCCAAATAATCCATATCTTGATATTGCAAATATGGGAGCCAACTTTTATAGCAAGTATAATACCCATCAAACACCTAAggcaaaaaatgaaaataagaACAAAAACTTTGCAGCAAATCGTAACATAggtgaaaaatatattatgaataaacaaaataatgggGCATTTAATGAAAAGGGAAAAAATGATCAACAAGAAATATCTACTGAGAAAGGGAAGATTCAAAATTTAGAAgttaataaagaaatacaCAAGTTTATAGATTAttgtgtaaaaaattatggcAATAAGTATTTGATGaatgttttaaatgaattttcaccaaataatatgaatgatAATAGTGAAGAGCTTagtaacatttttaaaattaatattaactctgaaaatttaaatgctATTGCATCTATAGAAAAGGATGAAAAAGACAAgtttccatttttaagtaatgataataatatggatAAAGAGgtcgaaaaaaatattgaagaaATTTTCGATGAATCaagcaaaaatattatggaAGACTATGATAAGTTTAACAAATTATTGAATGAAAATAAGAACGATCAATCCAAAGAGGAAAATCAAAACAATAGCAATGCAGAGGATACCAAGGAGAatcaagaaaataataacaaaatggATACAGAAAAAATTGGAAATGAAACTAAAGTAGATGAATCATGTGAAAATAACATGTTTGAAGAAAATAgcaaaatgaatattacCATACCTCCTGGTTTAGGTTTACCAGATATAAACAGAGCTTTACTTCATGGTGCATATTTAGATAATATAACTGTTGTAAGAAAATGTTTAGAAAAAGTTGCTGacattaattattatgataaaattgGTAGACGAGCTTTACATTATGCATGTGCAGGTGGATATTATGATATTTGTGAATtgctaataaaaaatggagcTAAAGTAAATGTATctgattataaaaattggaCTCCATTACATATTGCAGTAACAAAAATGCATAAAGATATTAccgaattattattaaaaaataatgcaaaTATACATGCTTTATTACCCCATTCATTATCTCCAAATAGAGGAAAAACAACAACTAGCATGTGTATACATTTTGCCGCTATCAAAGGAAATAAAGATATTACAAAACTTTTACTTAAATATGGGGCAAAGATAAATGATACCGATTTATCAAATAGAACAGCTTTACATTATGCTGCTTATAGAAATAATTcagattatttaaaatttttaatttatgatGAAAAGgcagatataaatatatttgatgtACATAACCGATTACCAATACATTCAGCCTGTTTAGGAGGAGTTTTAGAAAATGTTAAAATTTTagctaaaaataaaagttttattcaaaaaaaagatatatataatatgagtCCTTTAGATATAGCACgaatcaaaaaatttaaagatattaaaaatttcttaaccaaatatataaatgaaaattttaatccAAATGGTTTGTTAACTGCAGAAAATGAGACAATGGATCCAAATATAGCTGATAATGTTGATGAGAAAAAAGAGAGTGTAGAAATAAATGAGtctgaaaataataagaatgAACAAAACGAATCTATAGAATCattgaaaaatgaaaatgccGATAAAAAGGATACTGAAGAAGGAACAAAAAATGCTCAAATAGATGCAATAAATTCATTAGAAATGGTTgatgaaaacaaaatggatcctaaagaattatataatgataataaaatgataaaagaCATTTTAACAACAACTATTAGTACTATTTTGAAAGAACGAAACAAAGATCAAATTAAGAGAGTTGTTGATGCATTAGGtgtttatatttcattaagTTTGTtagaaaaaacaattttgatACAAAATTATGGAGGTATTGAATTAGCTAATAAGCAAGGGAAAAGAACAACAGGCGGgatatttttctatttaataaaatatatgtacaaaaatgatattatatCCAAGTTTAAATATGATTATATTGTTGAGGAGGAaaaggagaaaaaaaaaacatacagaaaattaaagaagaaaatattacaggaagaagaaaatgCGAAAGAAAATAGAAAAGCAAATATTTCCGAACATAATAATCTTAATGTGaagaaaaatcaaaaagaatttaacaaaaataatgaaaatgcaTCTACAagcatgaaaaaaaaacaaaacaagAAAAACAGCTCTGTACAAAatgggaaaaaaaaaggtattttgaagaaaaattcaaataagGGCCAAGAAAATGCTAATAAGAATTCTTCTAAGCTTAGAGAAATGAGTGAAAAAAACGATAAAAACGTCACtgaaggaaaaaataacacaCAAACTCAAAacgataataataaattgacATCAAAAGACGGCGCCACATTAATTACTACTACCACTAGTAATAGCAATAATGATAACAACAACGGCAAATTTAACTTAAGCAATTATAATTACACACTGAAACAAAACAAAGAGCCCAAAACGACGTTGCGTAATAATCAAAACAAATTGAATGAAtctgatgaaaaaaatgaatcagAGGTACCAAATACTAAAAATTCAACCGTTTTAAATGACGCACCAATTAACGAAAACGAggataaaaagaaaaagaaaaacagtaaaaagaaaaaaaataataaaaagaaaaagagtCAACAAGCcacaaatttaaataataacagCATAAACAATAATACTAATAACATTGCAAAAGGACATATGGAACCCCATTATGCACACTTTGCTCaaaattcatattataattttagagATTTTCATGGAATGCAAAATccatcaaaaaaattttatcacataaataatactggaaataaaaattatgccTTTAACcataataacaattttactagtggtaaaaatattaaaaaaacaaataattttaacaaGGATGTTATGCATTATCAGAACAATTTAATTTCTTATATATCAAGTTTGCAAAATGCTGTATATGATTATATGGGAAACGACAAATACAgctataataattatttaaacaatCGAAATATGCATTTAATGAACAACCCATACAAGCTttatggaaataataatcctAAAATCATCTAA